A section of the Myxococcus xanthus genome encodes:
- a CDS encoding ABC transporter ATP-binding protein, with amino-acid sequence MSDVAIELFGVSKRFGPKVAVNGVSFSVPKGAVYGLIGPNGAGKTTTFSMMCGYLYPSEGSLKVMDVDPTTPGALKGRLGALPQDAVLPPGWEVGALLMYWARLSALAEPEREAREALDKVGLMEAWNVQTQALSHGMAKRAAMAQALMGSPPLVLLDEPTAGLDPRVAAQVRQVIRDMKGRQTVVVSSHNLQELEELCDAAAILDKGTLAQAGSMNELTGQGAEFRVQIARGSVIIPELTVMPHITDARMESDTVLRVRFSGGVAPEEVISQVVRHLLQHDVLILGVSRGQRLEDRVLQML; translated from the coding sequence GTGAGCGACGTGGCCATTGAACTGTTCGGCGTCTCCAAGCGCTTCGGCCCCAAGGTCGCCGTCAACGGCGTCAGCTTCTCCGTGCCCAAGGGCGCGGTGTACGGGCTCATCGGCCCCAACGGCGCCGGCAAGACGACCACCTTCTCCATGATGTGCGGCTACCTCTACCCGTCCGAGGGCTCGCTCAAGGTCATGGATGTGGACCCCACCACCCCGGGCGCCCTGAAGGGCCGCCTGGGCGCGCTGCCGCAGGACGCGGTGCTGCCGCCCGGCTGGGAAGTGGGCGCGCTGCTGATGTACTGGGCGCGGCTGTCCGCCCTGGCCGAGCCGGAGCGTGAGGCGCGCGAGGCCCTGGACAAGGTGGGCCTCATGGAGGCCTGGAACGTCCAGACACAGGCGCTCAGCCACGGCATGGCCAAGCGCGCCGCCATGGCCCAGGCCCTCATGGGCAGCCCGCCGTTGGTGCTGCTGGACGAGCCCACCGCCGGGTTGGATCCGCGCGTCGCCGCCCAGGTGCGCCAGGTCATCCGCGACATGAAGGGCCGGCAGACGGTGGTGGTCTCCAGCCACAACCTCCAGGAGCTGGAGGAGCTGTGTGACGCGGCCGCCATCCTCGACAAGGGCACGCTCGCCCAAGCGGGGAGCATGAATGAGCTCACCGGCCAGGGCGCCGAGTTCCGCGTCCAGATTGCGCGCGGCAGCGTCATCATCCCGGAGCTCACGGTGATGCCCCACATCACGGACGCGCGCATGGAGAGCGACACCGTGCTGCGCGTGCGCTTCAGCGGCGGCGTGGCGCCCGAAGAGGTCATCAGCCAGGTGGTGCGTCACCTGCTGCAGCACGACGTGCTCATCCTGGGCGTCAGCCGCGGCCAGCGCCTGGAAGATCGCGTCCTGCAGATGCTCTGA
- a CDS encoding ABC transporter permease — protein sequence MCNSARFAHTLDGLKETVVIWSAELRRAVRSGRTVVLLGLYSMFSALVLLVVGWLAGEVRSAVAKQLEGAGADASASVQLNEEMRKGVLGFLTSNDSAMIEALAQVPLEVLIVFKITLFFLPAYIALMGFDQISGEVGPRSMRYLTVRARRSSVLLGKFLTQATLLLGLVLIIDLAIFIYARVANPDFSFAAMALNLLKFWLAAIVFSLAYVALTTLCSSLFRSPAVSLVFNFILLFVFWLMDTIGRASGDTGNLRFLRYLSPSYYASDLLHPGLAQFGASGAAYAVFAFVFLMAAYGILRARDL from the coding sequence GTGTGCAACTCCGCTAGGTTCGCCCACACTTTGGACGGATTGAAAGAAACGGTGGTCATCTGGAGCGCCGAGCTCCGCCGGGCCGTGCGCAGCGGCCGGACGGTGGTGCTGCTCGGCCTCTACAGCATGTTCTCCGCGTTGGTGCTGCTGGTGGTCGGCTGGCTCGCGGGCGAAGTCCGCAGCGCCGTCGCCAAGCAGTTGGAGGGCGCGGGCGCGGATGCGAGCGCCTCCGTGCAGCTCAACGAGGAGATGCGCAAGGGCGTGCTGGGATTCCTCACCAGCAACGACTCCGCGATGATCGAGGCCCTGGCGCAGGTGCCGCTGGAGGTGTTGATCGTCTTCAAGATCACCCTCTTCTTCCTGCCCGCGTACATCGCGCTGATGGGCTTCGATCAGATTAGCGGTGAAGTGGGCCCACGCTCCATGCGCTACCTCACGGTGCGCGCGCGGCGCTCGTCGGTGCTGCTGGGCAAGTTCCTGACGCAGGCGACGCTGCTGCTCGGCCTGGTGCTCATCATCGACCTGGCCATCTTCATCTACGCCCGCGTGGCCAACCCGGACTTCAGCTTCGCCGCCATGGCGCTCAACCTGCTGAAGTTCTGGCTGGCGGCCATCGTCTTCTCGCTGGCCTACGTGGCCCTCACGACGCTGTGCTCCAGCCTGTTCCGCTCACCAGCGGTGAGCCTGGTCTTCAACTTCATCCTGCTGTTCGTCTTCTGGCTGATGGACACCATCGGCCGGGCCTCCGGTGACACGGGCAACCTGCGCTTCCTGCGCTACCTGTCCCCGTCGTACTACGCCAGCGATCTGCTGCATCCGGGCCTGGCGCAGTTCGGCGCGAGCGGAGCCGCCTACGCGGTCTTCGCGTTCGTCTTCCTGATGGCGGCCTACGGCATCCTGCGCGCGAGGGACCTGTGA
- a CDS encoding penicillin-binding transpeptidase domain-containing protein, which produces MRFHRRLLSAAALLPLVLVIGATEPEQPASAGASEDGGVGVAAPDTTSQAAQADAGTSGAATASQGAQPDAGTSGSAAVSAAAVLGGESPDGGLAALAAEPGMVPPVPVPSREKAPPIATVKSLPRSADLMARAALEDGKLVVKEKGGKKKQLTIDPVLQASLTQILRNYETPYGAAVVLEPSTGRVLALAEHSAARPELRGLPVRAVFPAASIFKVITGGALLEAGVTPDTEECFHGGKRRISEKHLQDSERDSSCYSLALAMGKSANVIFAKLTNKHLTVDSLRRMAARFRFNREIEFPVPTDVSLAAIPEETFSLANTGAGFGDVYLSPLHGALVAAVAANEGRWVDPILFEPEGPAPLLPVEGEPVLTPEVAKDLTALLEETVTSGTARAVFRERGFRVDDAVGKTGSLADREPFRDYSWFVGFAPKDNPRVAVAAIIVNDPKWRIRGTWLGREALRLGLERMPAPVEMTAPASAAGKH; this is translated from the coding sequence ATGCGCTTCCACCGCCGTCTCCTGTCCGCCGCCGCGCTGCTCCCCCTGGTCCTCGTCATTGGAGCGACCGAGCCGGAGCAGCCCGCGTCCGCCGGTGCCTCCGAAGACGGAGGGGTGGGGGTCGCCGCCCCTGACACGACGTCGCAGGCCGCCCAGGCGGACGCGGGGACGTCGGGGGCCGCCACGGCGTCCCAGGGCGCCCAGCCCGATGCGGGGACTTCAGGATCCGCCGCCGTCTCCGCCGCCGCGGTGCTCGGGGGCGAGTCGCCGGATGGTGGACTGGCGGCGCTTGCCGCGGAGCCGGGGATGGTGCCCCCCGTGCCCGTGCCCTCGCGCGAGAAGGCGCCGCCCATCGCCACGGTGAAGTCGCTTCCCAGGTCCGCGGACCTCATGGCCCGCGCGGCGCTGGAGGACGGGAAGCTGGTGGTGAAGGAGAAGGGCGGAAAGAAGAAGCAGCTCACCATCGACCCGGTGCTGCAAGCGTCGCTGACGCAGATCCTCCGCAACTACGAGACGCCCTACGGCGCGGCCGTGGTGCTGGAGCCGTCCACCGGACGGGTGCTGGCGTTGGCGGAGCACTCGGCGGCGAGGCCGGAGCTGCGAGGGCTGCCGGTTCGCGCGGTGTTCCCCGCGGCCAGCATCTTCAAAGTCATCACCGGCGGCGCGCTGCTGGAGGCCGGCGTCACACCGGATACTGAAGAGTGCTTCCACGGCGGCAAGCGGCGCATCTCCGAGAAGCACCTGCAGGACAGCGAGCGGGACAGCTCCTGCTATTCGCTGGCGCTGGCCATGGGCAAGAGCGCCAACGTCATCTTCGCCAAGCTGACGAACAAGCACCTCACGGTGGACTCGCTGCGCCGCATGGCGGCCCGCTTCCGTTTCAACCGTGAGATTGAGTTCCCCGTGCCGACGGATGTGTCGCTCGCCGCCATCCCCGAGGAGACCTTCAGCCTGGCCAACACGGGCGCGGGTTTCGGGGACGTGTACCTGTCCCCGCTGCACGGCGCGCTCGTCGCCGCGGTGGCCGCCAACGAGGGCCGCTGGGTGGACCCCATCCTCTTCGAGCCCGAAGGACCGGCGCCGCTGCTCCCGGTGGAAGGCGAGCCCGTCCTCACGCCGGAGGTTGCGAAGGACCTCACGGCGCTGCTGGAGGAGACCGTCACCAGCGGCACCGCGCGCGCCGTGTTCCGCGAGCGTGGCTTCCGCGTGGATGACGCCGTGGGCAAGACGGGCTCACTGGCGGACCGCGAGCCCTTCCGCGACTACTCGTGGTTCGTGGGCTTCGCGCCCAAGGACAACCCGCGTGTCGCCGTGGCCGCCATCATCGTCAATGACCCGAAGTGGCGCATCCGAGGCACCTGGCTGGGCCGCGAGGCGCTCCGCCTGGGGCTGGAGCGAATGCCCGCGCCGGTGGAGATGACGGCCCCGGCCTCCGCCGCTGGCAAGCACTGA
- a CDS encoding DUF4388 domain-containing protein, translating to MRGLSGDFSTMPLKDLVVYLGNRRATGSLKVERGDVRKQLELREGHVVSASSNQPREFFGQFLINMGHLTEDQLEKAFSTQAQTRIFLGKILVMTGLVPEATVRGTLSHKFREMILDAFHWEDGDFLFEAADTAPEVAGLEVSVDLLDVHREGEFRETAWQAIHAVFPSGAVRLSVDERKLPERKPGSMDERIVQLIKEGLTIDGIALALHATDFFLYQRLYALYRLDAVKVSDEPPESEMSVVEEENGERGIIGSETSSDEVLQAAQLFLDAGNARDGEALARRAHEMSPSPRTAEFVKAAQEKLLVHLRRELADPPRVPTLQVAPGHLKTLQLSAPERYLLSRIDGRRDVAAIVHVSPLQELDALKFFAGFVDATLVKLTPR from the coding sequence ATGCGTGGCTTGTCTGGCGACTTCTCGACGATGCCTCTCAAGGACCTCGTCGTCTATCTCGGGAACCGGCGAGCGACGGGGTCCCTGAAGGTGGAGCGTGGGGACGTGCGCAAGCAACTCGAACTGCGCGAAGGCCATGTGGTCAGCGCCAGTTCCAACCAGCCGCGCGAGTTCTTCGGTCAGTTCCTCATCAATATGGGGCACCTGACCGAGGACCAGTTGGAGAAGGCGTTTTCGACCCAGGCGCAGACGCGCATCTTCCTGGGGAAGATTCTGGTGATGACGGGGCTGGTGCCGGAAGCCACCGTGCGCGGCACGCTCAGCCACAAGTTCCGGGAGATGATTCTCGACGCCTTCCATTGGGAGGACGGCGACTTCCTCTTCGAGGCGGCGGACACGGCGCCAGAGGTCGCGGGACTGGAAGTCAGCGTGGACCTGCTGGACGTCCACCGCGAGGGCGAGTTCCGGGAGACGGCCTGGCAGGCCATCCACGCCGTCTTCCCCTCCGGCGCGGTCCGGCTCTCGGTGGACGAGCGCAAGCTGCCCGAGCGAAAGCCCGGGAGCATGGACGAGCGCATCGTCCAGCTCATCAAGGAAGGCCTCACCATCGACGGCATCGCGCTGGCGCTGCACGCCACGGACTTCTTCCTCTACCAGCGGCTGTATGCGCTCTACCGCCTGGACGCGGTGAAGGTGTCCGACGAGCCGCCCGAGTCCGAGATGTCCGTGGTGGAGGAGGAGAACGGAGAGCGGGGCATCATCGGCTCGGAGACGTCGTCGGACGAAGTGCTCCAGGCCGCGCAGCTCTTCCTCGACGCGGGCAACGCGCGGGACGGCGAGGCGCTGGCGCGGCGGGCGCACGAGATGTCGCCCTCCCCTCGCACGGCGGAGTTCGTCAAGGCGGCCCAGGAGAAGCTCCTGGTGCACCTGCGGCGGGAGCTGGCCGACCCGCCCAGGGTCCCCACGCTCCAGGTCGCGCCCGGGCACCTGAAGACGCTCCAGCTCTCCGCGCCGGAGCGCTACCTGCTGTCACGCATCGATGGACGGCGCGACGTGGCCGCCATCGTCCACGTGTCGCCGCTGCAGGAGCTGGATGCGCTGAAGTTCTTCGCCGGCTTCGTGGACGCGACGCTGGTGAAGCTGACGCCGCGCTGA
- a CDS encoding glutaredoxin family protein — protein sequence MRVDIYSKPNCSLCDKAAAVVESVRARIPFELRIISILEDAEAFTAWRYDIPVVVIEGVPAFKHRVDAAEFEARLHEVKGGTTIAKSAAQHG from the coding sequence ATGCGCGTCGATATCTACTCGAAACCCAATTGCTCTCTCTGTGACAAGGCGGCCGCCGTCGTGGAGTCCGTGCGCGCTCGCATCCCCTTCGAGCTGCGGATCATCTCCATCCTGGAGGATGCGGAGGCCTTCACTGCCTGGCGTTACGACATCCCCGTGGTCGTCATCGAGGGGGTGCCAGCCTTCAAGCACCGCGTGGACGCCGCGGAGTTCGAGGCGCGGCTGCATGAGGTCAAAGGTGGCACAACCATTGCTAAATCCGCTGCCCAGCATGGGTAG
- a CDS encoding GGDEF domain-containing protein, with amino-acid sequence MGFEAVNPGWASKSGGEKFTREGGTVGVRRKRVGKAGQPPTVLVVEPRAADLERTRLLLAEAGFRVVPVTRFDAAVPLFEVIRPAAVLLAAQAPDFAAVQVARRLRQLSHGAVPLLYLVDERDAEARRYCLERGQCVDLVPRSGSGSELATKLHAQLKLKDAVLRAAAGEEAGTAQALHDPVTGLYNRPFLLEFISLEARRAERYGGGFSVVAAEVGGWSAFRKEFGRGMAERLLVYSAVVLGQTVRDADAVARVGDCQFALMLPGTPAESVPEVVSRVAARFDTARFQVEGKVVRTSLELGTVSFPDSVGTPTQLLSAAQQDMRRAREFRRMVGSTSRLSV; translated from the coding sequence ATGGGGTTCGAGGCTGTAAATCCGGGGTGGGCCTCGAAAAGCGGCGGAGAAAAGTTCACGCGGGAAGGTGGAACGGTGGGTGTGCGAAGGAAGCGAGTGGGCAAGGCCGGACAGCCGCCCACCGTGCTCGTCGTCGAGCCACGAGCAGCAGACCTGGAGCGGACCCGGCTGCTCCTGGCGGAGGCCGGCTTCCGGGTGGTGCCCGTGACACGCTTCGACGCGGCGGTGCCGCTCTTCGAGGTCATCCGCCCGGCCGCGGTGTTGCTGGCCGCGCAGGCGCCTGACTTCGCGGCCGTCCAGGTCGCGCGCCGGTTGCGGCAGCTCAGCCATGGCGCGGTGCCGCTGCTCTACCTGGTGGATGAGCGGGACGCCGAGGCCCGGCGGTACTGCCTGGAGCGGGGGCAGTGCGTGGACCTGGTGCCCCGTTCGGGCAGTGGCTCGGAGCTGGCGACGAAGCTTCACGCGCAACTGAAGCTGAAGGACGCGGTGCTGCGGGCGGCCGCGGGGGAGGAGGCCGGCACGGCCCAGGCGCTGCATGACCCGGTGACGGGGCTCTACAACCGGCCCTTCCTGCTGGAGTTCATCAGCCTGGAGGCGCGGCGGGCGGAGCGCTACGGCGGCGGATTCTCCGTGGTGGCGGCGGAAGTGGGGGGCTGGTCGGCCTTTCGCAAGGAGTTTGGGCGCGGCATGGCGGAGCGTCTGCTGGTGTACAGCGCGGTGGTGTTGGGGCAGACGGTGCGCGACGCGGACGCGGTGGCACGGGTGGGGGACTGTCAATTCGCGCTGATGCTCCCGGGAACGCCCGCGGAGTCGGTTCCGGAGGTGGTATCCCGCGTGGCGGCGCGCTTCGACACGGCCCGCTTCCAGGTGGAGGGGAAGGTGGTGCGCACGTCGCTGGAGCTGGGAACGGTGAGCTTCCCGGATTCGGTGGGCACGCCCACGCAGCTGTTGAGCGCGGCGCAGCAGGACATGCGACGCGCGCGTGAGTTTCGCCGGATGGTCGGGAGCACGTCCCGGTTGTCGGTGTGA
- a CDS encoding sigma-54-dependent transcriptional regulator, whose protein sequence is MDRIAVLVVDDEEAVRTFLSELLGSAGYQVRCAASGTQALEMLSGGSFDAVLLDVVMPEMSGLEVLRRYQSMGGGAPVIVLSALAGADDAVRAMKMGASDYLAKPFGNDELQDALARALGTRAPERQAVAPILPSRTVLPVVDSAQEQRVLISTSPAMRRARALVERIADTDVPVLLLGESGTGKEVIAREIHARSQRRNRPFIKVNCAALPGELLESELFGHERGAFTGATAEKPGKFELADQGTIFLDEIGEMAIRLQAKLLQVLQDEEFFRVGGKKSVRVDSRVVVATNRDLEKEIALGNFREDLFYRLNVVAIRLPALRERREDVVPLTDHFLKKYGRGYLSGVSELPTEVLHAFADYDWPGNVRELENMVRRLCVLKDPTLVLDELRAAVRAPASAPSLPTSYAGDDGGPFGRAHDEGFRTPPPAVQVLEMPSRGAAFGLASVAPLAPPAHAPMVMESANAVVSAPRYVNPFDVPQPPPPPAPTGELSLKDIGKRAAMLAEREAILAMLQRTAWNKRRAATKLRISYKALLYKIKECGIIDPRASAEL, encoded by the coding sequence ATGGACCGGATCGCGGTGCTGGTGGTGGATGACGAAGAGGCGGTGCGCACGTTTCTGTCCGAGCTGCTCGGAAGTGCGGGGTACCAGGTGCGCTGTGCCGCGAGTGGCACCCAGGCGCTGGAGATGCTCTCAGGGGGCTCCTTCGACGCGGTGTTGCTGGACGTGGTGATGCCGGAGATGAGCGGCCTGGAAGTGCTGCGCCGTTACCAGTCCATGGGCGGCGGCGCGCCCGTCATCGTGCTCAGCGCGCTGGCGGGGGCGGACGACGCCGTTCGGGCGATGAAGATGGGCGCCAGCGACTACCTGGCCAAGCCGTTCGGCAACGACGAGCTGCAGGACGCGCTGGCCCGGGCCCTGGGGACGCGGGCGCCGGAGCGTCAGGCCGTGGCGCCCATCCTGCCCTCGCGCACGGTGCTGCCGGTGGTGGATTCGGCGCAGGAGCAGCGCGTCCTCATCTCCACCTCGCCGGCCATGCGCCGCGCGCGTGCGCTGGTGGAGCGCATCGCCGACACGGACGTCCCCGTGCTGCTGCTGGGTGAGTCCGGTACGGGCAAGGAGGTCATCGCGCGGGAGATTCACGCGCGCAGCCAGCGGCGCAACCGTCCGTTCATCAAGGTGAACTGCGCGGCGCTGCCCGGCGAGCTGCTGGAGAGTGAGCTGTTCGGCCACGAGCGCGGCGCCTTCACCGGCGCCACTGCCGAGAAGCCCGGCAAGTTCGAACTGGCGGACCAGGGCACCATCTTCCTGGACGAGATTGGCGAAATGGCCATCCGGCTCCAGGCCAAGCTGCTCCAGGTGCTCCAGGACGAGGAGTTCTTCCGCGTCGGTGGCAAGAAGAGCGTGCGCGTGGACAGCCGCGTCGTCGTGGCCACCAACCGCGACCTGGAGAAGGAAATCGCGCTGGGCAACTTCCGCGAGGACCTCTTCTATCGCCTCAACGTGGTGGCCATCCGCCTGCCGGCGCTGCGCGAGCGCCGCGAGGACGTGGTTCCGCTGACGGACCACTTCCTCAAGAAGTACGGCCGAGGCTACCTCAGCGGCGTGTCCGAGCTGCCCACGGAGGTGCTGCACGCCTTCGCGGACTACGACTGGCCGGGCAACGTGCGCGAGCTGGAGAACATGGTCCGCCGGCTGTGCGTGCTGAAGGACCCGACGCTGGTGCTCGACGAGCTGCGGGCCGCGGTCCGCGCTCCCGCGAGCGCGCCGTCCCTGCCCACGTCCTACGCCGGTGACGACGGTGGCCCCTTCGGCCGCGCGCACGACGAGGGCTTCCGCACGCCGCCGCCCGCCGTGCAGGTGCTGGAGATGCCGTCGCGCGGCGCCGCCTTTGGGCTGGCGTCCGTCGCGCCGCTGGCGCCGCCCGCGCACGCGCCCATGGTGATGGAGTCCGCGAACGCGGTGGTGTCCGCGCCGCGCTACGTCAATCCCTTCGACGTGCCGCAGCCGCCGCCGCCGCCCGCGCCCACCGGGGAGCTGTCGCTGAAGGACATCGGCAAACGGGCGGCGATGCTGGCCGAGCGCGAGGCGATTCTGGCCATGCTCCAACGCACCGCGTGGAACAAGCGGCGCGCGGCCACCAAGCTGCGCATCAGCTACAAGGCGCTCCTCTACAAAATCAAGGAGTGCGGCATCATCGACCCGCGCGCGAGCGCGGAGCTGTAG